A stretch of Triticum aestivum cultivar Chinese Spring chromosome 1D, IWGSC CS RefSeq v2.1, whole genome shotgun sequence DNA encodes these proteins:
- the LOC123168370 gene encoding uncharacterized protein isoform X2: METAEVQERQHAWRWPLGAMACSSGRCCLQLEWDPQLIRYFGGLGVLGVAGGGNPDDHGAIEHELGLFFPKCMEWQGSSEPPREDVMEWSEEQLEELIRNFPILDEDLVGFDPSCILEDTSTAADASFLCKNSNAGADDLLAPSSATPVEPPTLPVAQRGQPPLSPPSSNRHSDQQRQITRANCSAKRSATQEEKQDGGSGKRSRKAGPTVVRPFSVVKPGPRGVDGVETLADINERILTPSARPVRHPVGEFASAPRASAGGDRPAPSGKAVTSFTRLHTAGKGTITVIRSSG, translated from the exons ATGGAAACGGCCGAGGTGCAGGAGAGGCAGCATGCCTGGCGGTGGCCTCTGGGCGCCATGGCCTGCAGCAGCGGCAGGTGTTGCCTTCAGCTCGAGTGGGATCCGCAGCTGATCAGGTACTTCGGCGGCCTAGGCGTGCTgggcgtcgccggcggcggcaaTCCTGACGATCATGGTGCCATCGAGCACGAGCTTGGGCTCTTCTTCCCCAAGT GCATGGAGTGGCAGGGTTCTTCAGAGCCGCCGCGGGAGGACGTGATGGAGTGGTCCGAGGAGCAGTTGGAAGAACTGATCCGA AATTTCCCGATCCTAGACGAGGATCTGGTAGGCTTCGATCCCAGCTGCATTCTCGAGGATACAAGCACCGCTGCTGATGCTTCTTTCCTGTGCAAGAATTCGAATGCAG GGGCTGATGATCTTCTGGCCCCGAGCTCTGCCACACCGGTGGAGCCGCCCACATTGCCGGTGGCGCAGCGGGGGCAGCCTCCCCTCAGCCCGCCCTCGTCCAATCGCCACAGCGACCAACAGCGCCAGATCACTCGCGCCAACTGTTCGGCCAAACGCTCGGCGACACAAGAAGAAA AGCAGGATGGAGGGAGCGGCAAGAGGAGCAGGAAGGCAGGGCCGACGGTGGTGCGCCCGTTCTCGGTGGTGAAGCCCGGCCCCCGCGGGGTGGACGGCGTCGAGACGCTGGCCGACATCAACGAGCGGATCCTGACGCCATCGGCGAGGCCCGTCCGGCACCCCGTGGGGGAGTTCGCGAGCGCCCCGCGCGCGTCGGCGGGCGGCGACCGCCCGGCCCCGTCCGGCAAGGCAGTCACCAGTTTTACCAGGCTGCACACCGCCGGGAAGGGCACGATCACCGTCATAAGGTCATCCGGATAA
- the LOC123168370 gene encoding uncharacterized protein isoform X1 — protein METAEVQERQHAWRWPLGAMACSSGRCCLQLEWDPQLIRYFGGLGVLGVAGGGNPDDHGAIEHELGLFFPKCMEWQGSSEPPREDVMEWSEEQLEELIRNFPILDEDLVGFDPSCILEDTSTAADASFLCKNSNAGADDLLAPSSATPVEPPTLPVAQRGQPPLSPPSSNRHSDQQRQITRANCSAKRSATQEETEQDGGSGKRSRKAGPTVVRPFSVVKPGPRGVDGVETLADINERILTPSARPVRHPVGEFASAPRASAGGDRPAPSGKAVTSFTRLHTAGKGTITVIRSSG, from the exons ATGGAAACGGCCGAGGTGCAGGAGAGGCAGCATGCCTGGCGGTGGCCTCTGGGCGCCATGGCCTGCAGCAGCGGCAGGTGTTGCCTTCAGCTCGAGTGGGATCCGCAGCTGATCAGGTACTTCGGCGGCCTAGGCGTGCTgggcgtcgccggcggcggcaaTCCTGACGATCATGGTGCCATCGAGCACGAGCTTGGGCTCTTCTTCCCCAAGT GCATGGAGTGGCAGGGTTCTTCAGAGCCGCCGCGGGAGGACGTGATGGAGTGGTCCGAGGAGCAGTTGGAAGAACTGATCCGA AATTTCCCGATCCTAGACGAGGATCTGGTAGGCTTCGATCCCAGCTGCATTCTCGAGGATACAAGCACCGCTGCTGATGCTTCTTTCCTGTGCAAGAATTCGAATGCAG GGGCTGATGATCTTCTGGCCCCGAGCTCTGCCACACCGGTGGAGCCGCCCACATTGCCGGTGGCGCAGCGGGGGCAGCCTCCCCTCAGCCCGCCCTCGTCCAATCGCCACAGCGACCAACAGCGCCAGATCACTCGCGCCAACTGTTCGGCCAAACGCTCGGCGACACAAGAAGAAA CAGAGCAGGATGGAGGGAGCGGCAAGAGGAGCAGGAAGGCAGGGCCGACGGTGGTGCGCCCGTTCTCGGTGGTGAAGCCCGGCCCCCGCGGGGTGGACGGCGTCGAGACGCTGGCCGACATCAACGAGCGGATCCTGACGCCATCGGCGAGGCCCGTCCGGCACCCCGTGGGGGAGTTCGCGAGCGCCCCGCGCGCGTCGGCGGGCGGCGACCGCCCGGCCCCGTCCGGCAAGGCAGTCACCAGTTTTACCAGGCTGCACACCGCCGGGAAGGGCACGATCACCGTCATAAGGTCATCCGGATAA